The following nucleotide sequence is from Synergistaceae bacterium.
TAACATTGCCGGCCACGGTACGTTTCGTGGCGGAGGAGATGAAGTCCGACATCCCTGTCATCGCGGCGGGCGGCGTGTGGGATCGCAAGGATATGGAACGCATGTTCGAACTAGGCGCCAAAGGGGTGCAAATGGGCACTCGCTTTGCCTGCACGATAGAAGGAGATGCCTCCGACCGTTTTAAGCAGGCTTACATTGAAGCGAAAGAGGAGGACGTCGTCTTGATTCACAGCCCGGCCGGGCTTCCGGGTCGAGCCATCAAAAACCCCTTCGTCTCCCAATATTTACAAGGACAAGTCGAGAGTAACCCTTGTTTCGCCAACTGTTTGACGCACTGCCGCTATCGCAAGACTCGGGAGACCTTTTGCATCGCTTTGGCGCTGGTCGACGCTTTCAACGGCAACTGGGAAAAAGGACTGTTTTTCTGCGGCAGCAACGTGGGCAAGGTCAACAAAGTGGAAACAGTACAGGAGATTATCGAGGAGTTATTCGGAGCAAAGTAATAAAAAAAGTAATAAAAATTGAAAGGAAACAATTAAAAATTGAAAGGAAACAATTGAAATGAAAAAATATTTAGGGGCGGTTGTTGTCGCGGTATTTCTTCTAGCGGTGATGGGGGCCGAAGCTCAGGACGCTTTTCCCGCGTTTTCCACGAAAAGCCTGACTGGAGAGCAGGTCACCAATTCCATTTTCGCCGAAAAAAAACTCACGATGCTCAATTTTTGGGCGACTTGGTGTCCTCCATGCCTTGATGAGATGCCAGATCTAGGCCGACTGGCGCGGACCATGCCCGATGGATCGCAGTTGATCGGCGTTCTGATAGATGTAGAAGATCAGGAGTCCATCGATGAAGCACAGGAAATTTTAAAGGAAACCAAAGCCGACTTTCTTCAGATTTTGCCTGTCGAGGAAATGAATTTCTTTTTGAGAAGCGTTACCGCGATTCCCACAACCATTTTTGTGGACTCTCAGGGTAAGATCGTGGGTAGTCCCCTCATCGGATCCCGCTCCGAAGCGGCATATCGGGCGGCTGTCGAGGCCGCCCTCAAGTCGCTGCAGTAGGTCGCTATAATAGGTCGCTATAGTAGAAAACGATACGTGCCAGAAAAGGTTCGCAAGATCATTCGTGCGGTGTTGTTCGTCGTAGCGGTTATATTTGTCTTCTGGGGCGTTTGCAGAGGCGAGATGAAAACCGTTTTCGTCAAGGCTGTCAATGTCTGTCTGGAGTGCGTCGGAATTGGATGACCGCTTTCGAGCCACGCCCAACGTCGGCTCTTGATTGAGTTTAATTGAGTTTATTGAGTTTTCCGATCCAAATGAAACGTAAAATTATCCAATGGTTGACCCTGATAGGAAGTAACGCTTACTTTACGGGCTTTTTTGAAGGGCACATTTACAAAGGCAAGCTGAAATCCGTTTGCGTCCCGGGGTTGAACTGCTACTCCTGCCCTGGGGCGTTAGGTTCTTGTCCTCTAGGTTCCTTGCAGGCTGTTCTCGGAGCGCGGCGTTATCGGTTCAGTTTTTACGTAACAGGTTTGCTGATGGGGTTCGGCTTGACGTTCGGGCGCTTGATTTGTGGTTTTTTCTGCCCCTTTGGGTTGATTCAAGAATGTCTGTATAAGGTTCCTTTTTTTCGCGGTAAGAAGCACAGTCAGCTCTGGAAAAAGTTGATTTACGTCAAGTACGTTCTTTTGGCCGTTTTTGTCGTCGGAATGCCTCTTTGGGCTAGAGGAGGGCTGGGGATCGGAGCTCCGGCCTTTTGTAAGTACATTTGCCCAGCGGGGACTTTGACGGCGGGGTTTCCGCTTTTGGCCGCGAACCCAGCTTTGCGTGAGACGACGGGATGGCTTTTTCTATTGAAGACGGCGGTTGCCTTGGGGACCGTTCTGGGGTGTATTCTGGTCTATCGTTTTTTTTGCCGGGTCCTCTGTCCCTTGGGCGCGATTTATGGCCTTTTCAATAAAATTTCCCTTTACCAGATCAGGTTGGAGAAAGGAAACTGTGTTCGATGCGGGGTCTGTTCCCGCGTCTGCAAGATGGGCGTCGACCCCTCCCTCACTCCAGACAGCCCAGA
It contains:
- a CDS encoding thioredoxin; the protein is MPEKVRKIIRAVLFVVAVIFVFWGVCRGEMKTVFVKAVNVCLECVGIG
- a CDS encoding TlpA family protein disulfide reductase, coding for MKKYLGAVVVAVFLLAVMGAEAQDAFPAFSTKSLTGEQVTNSIFAEKKLTMLNFWATWCPPCLDEMPDLGRLARTMPDGSQLIGVLIDVEDQESIDEAQEILKETKADFLQILPVEEMNFFLRSVTAIPTTIFVDSQGKIVGSPLIGSRSEAAYRAAVEAALKSLQ
- a CDS encoding 4Fe-4S binding protein, translating into MKRKIIQWLTLIGSNAYFTGFFEGHIYKGKLKSVCVPGLNCYSCPGALGSCPLGSLQAVLGARRYRFSFYVTGLLMGFGLTFGRLICGFFCPFGLIQECLYKVPFFRGKKHSQLWKKLIYVKYVLLAVFVVGMPLWARGGLGIGAPAFCKYICPAGTLTAGFPLLAANPALRETTGWLFLLKTAVALGTVLGCILVYRFFCRVLCPLGAIYGLFNKISLYQIRLEKGNCVRCGVCSRVCKMGVDPSLTPDSPECIRCGDCVKVCRFSALTSGFTSSLKNEHAVSNNENARSTV